Within the Candidatus Marsarchaeota archaeon genome, the region GCCCATGCTATGAAGAATCTTTGCTCCTGGGTGAAGCCGTCTATAAGCTTGTCCTTGTACTTGCTGGTCTTAAGCGCTTTCCGAAGCGCATCAAAGGCTATGTTTATGCCGCCGAGGTCGGCTATGTTCTCCCCAAGCGTGAGCTTGCCATTTACCTTCATGCCTGGCATAGCTTCAAGCGAACCGTAAAGCTCGGCAATCCTCTCGGCACGAGCTTCGAACCTGCTCCTATCTGACTTCTGCCACCACTCCTTCAGGTTGCCATTCTTGTCATAGAGACTGCCCTGGTCGTCGAAGCCATGAGTCATCTCGTGCCCTATGACCCCGCCTATGCTTGCATAATTAACTGCATCGTCTTTGTCGGCATCAAAGAAAGGAGGCTGGAGTATGCCAGCAGGAAATACGATTTCGTTTAACGTGGAACTGTAGTACGCGTTAACCTTTGGAGTGGTCATGCTCCATTCGTCCCTGTCAACATGCTTGCCTATCCTAGACATGTCACGGTCAATGTCTAACGCATTGATCTTTTGGAAGTTCCCGACAAGGTCATCATCTTTTAAGTAGAGCTTTGAATAATCCCTGAATTTCTTTGGATATCCTATCTTTTGGTTTATAGAAGCAAGCTTTTCCAATGCCCTTTTCTTTGTCTGCTTCGACATCCAGTCGACTTTTTTGATTCGTTCTGCAAAGGATTCCCTTATGTTGGAAACTAGCTCTTCGGCCCTTCTTTTTGTCTTTGCATCGAAGTTTTGCTTTACGTATAGCGCCCCGAGCGCTTCTCCTATCAGGCCGTCTACAAAGAATATCCCGCGATGCCACCTTTGCCATAGGGATTTTTGACCGGATACTTTCTTTCCGTAAAAATTGAAGCTTTCATAATAAACTGCATTGTGCAAAAACACAGGATATGAGTCAAGCACGCGCCATGTGAGATACGCTTTAATACTATTAAGATCCAGGCTTGCAAGCATCTTATCTAACTTGTCAAAGAATTCCGGCTGGCCTATTATGACGTAGCTCAAGCCCTTTGCTCCAAGTGCATTGTAGTATTCCATCAATCCCAGCTTCTTGTACCTTGAGCTTATTTGTTTTGCTGTCATTTTGTTGTAATTCTTTCTGTCGTCCCTGAGCTCTACGTTGGTCCGTTGTGCCTTTGACAATTCGGTCTCGATTTCCATTACAACTTTTGCATTGGCAATCGCATAAGATGGCTTGGAGCCGTATAGCACGAACATGTTTCTTATGTGCTTGACGTATTCCTTGCGCAGCTCTGCGAACTTTGGGCTTAGGTAGTAGTCCCTGTTGGGCAAAGGCATGATCCCCTGCCTGGAGTAAAGAGCGTATATTTCACTGTTTTTTTTGTCGGATGTCACGTATGAGCCGAAGAAGGCATTTAAGCCGATATGGGCCAGCTCGCCAAGCAACGAAGGTATTTCCGCTTTGTTACCTATATCCCTTATCTTTTTCATTATAGGCATTATGGGCTTGAATTTAAGTTTTTCGACAAGCTCCTCGTTCATGTATGAAGCATAGAAATTGCCAACAAGGCGCTCTATATGGCTATCTGGCTTGCCATTGGCACATTTCTCCGCTATGCTCTTCAGTATGAGCAAGTTGGCGTCATTGAGTTCATCAAAAGAGTTTATTCTTATCTTTCCTTTTGGCATTTTATGCGTTTTCAGCCAGGTGCCGCATGCGTAGGAGTAGAAGTCGTCGAACGGGTCTACAGACCTGTCCATGTTTTTTACAGAGAAACCTATCCTGCTAAGTATCGATTTGCTCTGCATTACCATGGGATCGGCATTGCTTGCTTTTGCAGCTTTAAGCCCTTCCGCAGCCTTCTTTTTTTGCATCTTCGGTGCCCTCTGGCTTTTTAAGGCGGTTTTTCTCCCCGGCCATCTCCCTCATCGCTATGGAATATGCAATGCCCCTCTCTTCCTTCTTGGGCTCTGACTGCTTTGGCTCTTTGCGCTTTAAAATTGACATAATCGTTTTTATTTCTAAACTAATTTAGCAGTTTCGCAAAAATGTGCAGATTTTCATTCGGCGTTGTCGCTTTTTGCAGCACAAAACACATAGTTAAATATTTTTAGTTGAAAATAAAAAGCGCTAATACTTTGAGGTGTTATTATGCCTAGCCTTGATCTTCCTTGGACTGAAAAGTACAGGCCGAAGGGGCTCGACGAAGTCATAGGCCAGAAGGTCATAGTGGACAGGCTGAAATCATTTGTCAAAAGCAAGAATTTCCCGAATATGATATTCGCAGGCAGCGCAGGCATAGGCAAGACCACATGCGCAATAGCGATGGCAAACGACCTGTATGGGGGAGAGCTAAACGGGGCGTTCAAGGAGCTGAACGCTTCTGACGCAAGAGGAATAGACGTCATACGCGGCGAGGTCAAGAATTTCGCAAGGGTTGTCTCAATAGCGCAGGTTCCAGTAAAGATAATATTCCTTGACGAAGCTGATGCGCTTACTGCAGACGCGCAGCATGCGTTAAGAAGGACGA harbors:
- a CDS encoding M13 family metallopeptidase, producing MVMQSKSILSRIGFSVKNMDRSVDPFDDFYSYACGTWLKTHKMPKGKIRINSFDELNDANLLILKSIAEKCANGKPDSHIERLVGNFYASYMNEELVEKLKFKPIMPIMKKIRDIGNKAEIPSLLGELAHIGLNAFFGSYVTSDKKNSEIYALYSRQGIMPLPNRDYYLSPKFAELRKEYVKHIRNMFVLYGSKPSYAIANAKVVMEIETELSKAQRTNVELRDDRKNYNKMTAKQISSRYKKLGLMEYYNALGAKGLSYVIIGQPEFFDKLDKMLASLDLNSIKAYLTWRVLDSYPVFLHNAVYYESFNFYGKKVSGQKSLWQRWHRGIFFVDGLIGEALGALYVKQNFDAKTKRRAEELVSNIRESFAERIKKVDWMSKQTKKRALEKLASINQKIGYPKKFRDYSKLYLKDDDLVGNFQKINALDIDRDMSRIGKHVDRDEWSMTTPKVNAYYSSTLNEIVFPAGILQPPFFDADKDDAVNYASIGGVIGHEMTHGFDDQGSLYDKNGNLKEWWQKSDRSRFEARAERIAELYGSLEAMPGMKVNGKLTLGENIADLGGINIAFDALRKALKTSKYKDKLIDGFTQEQRFFIAWAQIHKGKTTKEEAKRLLLVDPHSPKKFRGLIPAITHESFKKEFEGLSKKRTITTRHDNVNLW